Proteins encoded in a region of the Podospora pseudopauciseta strain CBS 411.78 chromosome 6, whole genome shotgun sequence genome:
- a CDS encoding hypothetical protein (EggNog:ENOG503NYZ9; COG:J), translating into MLPLGLLNAAQGHPMLVELKNGETLNGHLVLCDTWMNLTLREVVQTSPEGDKFVRLPEVYVKGNNIKYLRVPDEIIDIVKEQQQSGGGGYRGGRGGHQRGDYGGRGGGDRGRGGRGRGGRGGRGGNRGA; encoded by the exons ATG TTGCCTCTTGGTCTCCTTAACGCGGCGCAGGGCCACCCGATGCTGGTCGAGCTCAAGAACGGGGAGACGCTGAATGGGCATTTGGTGCTGTGTGATACTTGGATGAATTTGacgttgagggaggtggtgcagaCTAGTCCT GAGGGGGATAAGTTTGTGAGGTTGCCGGAGGTTTATGTCAAGGGGAATAAT ATTAAATACCTACGGGTTCCGGACGAGATTATCGATATTGtcaaggagcagcagcagtcgggtgggggtgggtatagagggggacggggaggacaTCAGAGAGGGGATtatggtgggaggggtgggggtgatagagggaggggtgggagagggagaggtgggaggggtgggagaggtgggaatAGGGGTGCGTGA